The following are encoded together in the Streptomyces sp. NBC_00358 genome:
- a CDS encoding PTS glucose/sucrose transporter subunit IIB, with the protein MATKAEKIVAGLGGIDNIEEVEGCITRLRTEVTNPDLVNEAALKAAGAHGVVRMGTAIQVVIGTDADPIAGEIEDMM; encoded by the coding sequence ATGGCCACGAAGGCTGAGAAGATCGTCGCCGGGCTCGGCGGCATCGACAACATCGAAGAGGTCGAGGGCTGTATCACCCGGCTCCGCACCGAGGTCACCAACCCCGACCTGGTGAACGAGGCCGCCCTGAAGGCCGCAGGCGCACACGGAGTCGTCAGGATGGGCACCGCCATCCAGGTCGTCATCGGCACCGACGCCGACCCCATCGCGGGCGAGATCGAAGACATGATGTGA
- the rph gene encoding ribonuclease PH, whose product MSRIDGRTPEQLRPITIQRGWSKHAEGSVLVSFGDTKVFCTASVTEGVPRWRKGSGEGWVTAEYSMLPRATNTRGDRESVRGKIGGRTHEISRLIGRSLRAVIDYKALGENTIVLDCDVLQADGGTRTAAITGAYVALADAVTWAQGKKLIRAGRKPLVGTVSAVSVGIVGGVPLLDLCYEEDVRADTDMNVVCTGDGRFVEVQGTAEAEPFDRKELNALLDLAVGGCDELAAIQRAVLETTGEATAG is encoded by the coding sequence ATGTCTCGAATCGACGGCCGCACCCCCGAACAGCTGCGCCCCATCACCATCCAGCGCGGCTGGAGCAAGCACGCCGAGGGCTCCGTCCTCGTCTCCTTCGGCGACACCAAGGTCTTCTGCACGGCCTCCGTCACCGAAGGCGTCCCGCGCTGGCGCAAGGGCAGCGGCGAGGGCTGGGTCACCGCCGAATACTCCATGCTGCCCCGCGCCACCAACACCCGCGGCGACCGCGAGTCCGTCCGCGGCAAGATCGGCGGCCGCACCCACGAGATCAGCCGCCTCATCGGCCGCTCGCTGCGCGCCGTCATCGACTACAAGGCACTCGGCGAGAACACCATCGTCCTCGACTGCGACGTCCTCCAGGCCGACGGCGGCACCCGCACCGCGGCCATCACCGGCGCGTACGTCGCCCTGGCCGACGCCGTCACCTGGGCCCAGGGCAAGAAGCTCATCAGGGCCGGCCGCAAGCCGCTCGTCGGCACCGTCTCGGCCGTCTCCGTCGGCATCGTCGGCGGCGTCCCCCTCCTCGACCTCTGCTACGAGGAGGACGTCAGGGCCGACACCGACATGAACGTCGTCTGCACCGGCGACGGCCGCTTCGTCGAGGTCCAGGGCACCGCCGAGGCCGAGCCCTTCGACCGCAAGGAGCTCAACGCCCTGCTGGACCTGGCCGTCGGCGGCTGCGACGAACTCGCCGCGATCCAGCGCGCGGTACTCGAAACGACGGGTGAGGCAACCGCGGGTTAA
- the rdgB gene encoding RdgB/HAM1 family non-canonical purine NTP pyrophosphatase → MTRLILATRNAGKLTELTAILADAGLTHELVGADAYPDIPDVKETGVTFAENALLKAHALAQATGLPAVADDSGLCVDVLNGAPGIFSARWAGRHGDDRANLDLLLAQLSDIDAPHRGAHFACAAALALPDGTERVVEGQLRGTLRHIPAGTNGFGYDPILQPDGHTRTCAELTPAEKNAISHRGKAFRALAPVVRELLG, encoded by the coding sequence ATGACCCGCCTGATCCTCGCCACCCGCAACGCCGGCAAGCTCACCGAGTTGACGGCGATCCTCGCCGACGCAGGGCTCACCCATGAACTCGTCGGCGCGGACGCCTATCCCGACATCCCCGACGTCAAGGAAACGGGCGTCACCTTCGCCGAGAACGCCCTGCTGAAGGCCCACGCGCTGGCGCAGGCCACCGGCCTGCCCGCCGTCGCCGACGACTCGGGCCTGTGCGTCGACGTCCTCAACGGCGCGCCCGGAATCTTCTCCGCCCGCTGGGCCGGCCGCCACGGAGACGACCGGGCCAACCTGGACCTGCTCCTCGCCCAGCTCTCCGACATCGACGCCCCGCACCGGGGCGCCCACTTCGCCTGCGCGGCGGCGCTCGCTCTGCCGGACGGCACCGAACGCGTGGTGGAGGGCCAACTCCGCGGCACCCTGCGGCACATCCCCGCCGGCACGAACGGCTTCGGCTACGACCCGATCCTCCAGCCCGACGGCCACACCCGAACCTGCGCGGAACTGACCCCCGCGGAGAAGAACGCGATCAGCCACCGGGGCAAGGCGTTCCGGGCACTGGCGCCGGTGGTGCGGGAGTTGTTGGGCTGA
- a CDS encoding DMT family transporter translates to MAWVLLVVAGLLEVGWSIGMKYTEGFTRPVPSVLTAAGIVASMVLLSQAAKSLPIGTAYGVWVGIGAAGAAILGMTTLGEPATAARVFFVCLLLVSVVGLKATSGH, encoded by the coding sequence ATGGCCTGGGTCCTGCTCGTCGTCGCCGGTCTGCTCGAAGTGGGCTGGTCGATCGGCATGAAGTACACCGAGGGCTTCACCCGCCCGGTCCCGAGCGTGCTCACCGCCGCCGGGATCGTCGCGAGCATGGTCCTGCTGTCCCAGGCGGCCAAGTCACTCCCGATCGGCACCGCCTACGGCGTCTGGGTCGGCATCGGCGCGGCCGGCGCGGCCATCCTCGGCATGACCACCCTCGGCGAACCGGCCACAGCCGCCCGCGTGTTCTTCGTGTGCCTGCTCCTGGTGTCGGTGGTGGGATTGAAGGCGACGTCGGGGCACTGA
- a CDS encoding GroES family chaperonin: MLHDRVLVRQDAAEGERRSGGGILIPATAAVGRRLAWADVVAVGQNVRTVEPGDRVLYDPEDRAEVEVRGTAYVLMRERDLHAVAADRFEGSEDSTGLYL, translated from the coding sequence ATGCTGCACGACCGCGTGCTGGTACGGCAGGACGCCGCCGAGGGCGAGCGGCGCTCCGGCGGCGGCATCCTGATCCCCGCGACGGCGGCGGTCGGCCGTCGCCTCGCCTGGGCCGACGTCGTCGCGGTCGGGCAGAACGTCCGTACGGTGGAACCGGGCGACCGGGTTCTCTACGACCCCGAGGACCGTGCCGAGGTCGAGGTGCGCGGGACCGCCTACGTGCTGATGCGCGAGCGGGATCTGCACGCCGTGGCCGCGGACCGCTTCGAAGGGTCCGAGGACTCGACCGGCCTGTATTTGTAG
- a CDS encoding DUF3618 domain-containing protein, producing MSDTSRTPDTRTPAQIEADIKHRRTTLADTLDEIGVRVHPKTIVGDAKAKVASNIDHTLGRAYVGVNRVVGDVKGQFVTEEGAPRLERIIPAALVAVGLVGLLVVGTRRRKH from the coding sequence GTGTCGGATACGTCGAGAACGCCGGATACCAGGACTCCGGCGCAGATCGAGGCGGACATCAAGCACCGCCGCACAACACTCGCCGACACGCTCGACGAGATCGGCGTACGGGTGCACCCGAAGACGATCGTCGGAGACGCCAAGGCCAAGGTCGCCTCGAACATCGACCACACACTGGGACGCGCCTACGTGGGCGTCAACCGCGTCGTCGGCGATGTGAAGGGGCAGTTCGTCACCGAGGAGGGCGCGCCCCGGCTGGAGCGCATCATCCCGGCGGCTCTGGTCGCGGTGGGCCTCGTCGGGCTGCTCGTTGTGGGCACGCGGCGCCGCAAGCACTGA
- the bcp gene encoding thioredoxin-dependent thiol peroxidase: protein MSERLQPGDTAPAFTLPDADGNEVSLADHKGRKVIVYFYPAALTPGCTKQACDFTDNLDLLAGAGYDVIGVSPDKPEKLAKFREKESLKVTLVGDTDKSVLEAYGAFGEKKLYGKTVVGVIRSTVVVDEEGKVERALYNVKATGHVAKIIKDLGI from the coding sequence ATGAGCGAGCGACTCCAGCCCGGCGACACCGCCCCCGCCTTCACCCTGCCCGACGCCGACGGCAACGAGGTCTCCCTCGCCGATCACAAGGGCCGCAAGGTCATCGTGTACTTCTACCCGGCGGCCCTCACTCCCGGCTGCACGAAGCAGGCCTGCGACTTCACGGACAACCTCGACCTGCTGGCGGGCGCCGGTTACGACGTCATCGGTGTCTCCCCGGACAAGCCCGAGAAGCTCGCGAAGTTCCGCGAGAAGGAGTCCCTGAAGGTCACCCTGGTCGGAGACACCGACAAGTCGGTCCTGGAGGCGTACGGGGCCTTCGGCGAGAAGAAGCTGTACGGCAAGACGGTCGTCGGTGTCATCCGCTCCACGGTGGTCGTGGACGAGGAGGGCAAGGTCGAGCGGGCGCTGTACAACGTGAAGGCGACCGGGCACGTGGCGAAGATCATCAAGGACCTCGGGATCTGA
- a CDS encoding transglycosylase domain-containing protein produces MSDEPQQRSQGWAPREPEAGPRQAPASAAGRPTGPRTGPQTGPQSGLPSGPEAEPPSGQPSGPGTPGTKRNPQQRPKRKQRPKRTGLRRLVPTWRMLLGTILGAVLLLTGLFALGYFLVRIPSANASAIKQSNVYLYADGTQLARDGDVNRENVSLAQISKDAQHATLAAEDRDFYSESAIDPKAMIRAAWNTVTGKGRQSGSTITQQYVKNYYLGQEQTVTRKVKEFFISIKLDREKSKDDILEGYLNTSYYGRNAYGIQASAQAYYGVNARDLTVGQGAYLAALLNAPSAYDVIAHPENKAAALARWNYVLDGMVKQKWLTRAARDRVAFPTPRQAKGSAGLSGQRGYLVQAVNDYLISNRILDEDTLTRGGYRVTTTLQKSKQDAFVRAVNDQVMDQLDKKDRKADTYVRAGGVAIDPSSGKVLAMYGGIDYTKQYVNNATRRDYQVGSTFKPFVFASAVQNGSVTQDGRTITPNTVYDGTDQRPVQGWSGGSYAPENEDGASYGDISVRTATDRSVNSVYAQMAVDAGPAHVEKTAVALGLPADTPDLTASPSIALGPATASVLDMTEAYATLANHGSHGTYTLVAKVTKDGAEDVRLPVQETRQVVSREAADTTTSMLQSVVDGGTGQAAQDAGRPAAGKTGTAEEDTAAWFAGYTPELATVVSVMGQDPETGAHKSLYGALGQGRVNGGGYPAQIWAQFTQDALDGTEASDFDLQLQPGAEEPDDTEYDPGDPAATGGQDTAGTTDGGQDGTGTQGGANGSRPSSGNGRTPGRTTARPHTGPHGRTDGGTGASGTTTTGGTTTGGTTRSPTNGGGATGGATEGWPTGTTAGLDPLSGLTSRRH; encoded by the coding sequence ATGAGCGACGAGCCGCAGCAGCGCAGCCAGGGCTGGGCACCCAGGGAACCGGAGGCGGGCCCCCGCCAGGCCCCGGCCTCCGCTGCGGGCCGGCCGACAGGGCCACGGACCGGACCGCAGACGGGACCGCAGTCAGGACTGCCGTCAGGACCGGAGGCGGAGCCGCCGAGCGGACAGCCGAGCGGGCCGGGCACGCCCGGCACGAAACGGAACCCGCAGCAGAGGCCGAAGCGGAAACAGCGGCCGAAGCGGACCGGCCTGCGCAGGCTCGTCCCGACCTGGCGCATGCTGCTCGGCACGATCCTCGGCGCGGTCCTGCTCCTGACCGGCCTCTTCGCGCTCGGCTACTTCCTCGTCAGGATCCCGTCCGCGAACGCCTCCGCGATCAAACAGAGCAACGTCTACCTCTACGCCGACGGCACCCAGCTCGCCCGCGACGGTGACGTCAACCGCGAGAACGTCTCACTCGCGCAGATCTCCAAGGACGCCCAGCACGCCACCCTCGCCGCCGAGGACCGCGACTTCTACAGCGAATCCGCCATCGACCCCAAGGCGATGATCCGCGCCGCCTGGAACACGGTCACCGGCAAGGGCAGACAGTCCGGCTCGACGATCACCCAGCAGTACGTGAAGAACTACTACCTGGGCCAGGAGCAGACGGTCACCCGGAAGGTGAAGGAGTTCTTCATCTCCATCAAGCTCGACCGGGAGAAGAGCAAGGACGACATCCTGGAGGGCTACCTCAACACCAGCTACTACGGCCGCAACGCCTACGGAATCCAGGCCTCGGCCCAGGCCTACTACGGCGTGAACGCCAGGGACCTGACCGTCGGCCAGGGCGCCTACCTCGCCGCCCTGCTCAACGCGCCCAGCGCGTACGACGTGATCGCGCACCCCGAGAACAAGGCCGCGGCCCTCGCCCGCTGGAACTACGTCCTCGACGGCATGGTCAAGCAGAAGTGGCTGACCCGGGCCGCACGCGACCGGGTCGCCTTCCCGACGCCCCGGCAGGCCAAGGGCTCGGCAGGCCTGTCGGGCCAGCGCGGCTATCTCGTCCAGGCCGTCAACGACTACCTGATCTCGAACAGGATCCTCGACGAGGACACCCTCACCCGCGGCGGCTACCGCGTCACCACCACCCTCCAGAAATCCAAGCAGGACGCCTTCGTACGGGCCGTGAACGACCAGGTGATGGACCAGCTCGACAAGAAGGACCGCAAGGCCGACACCTACGTCCGCGCCGGCGGCGTCGCCATCGACCCGTCCAGCGGCAAGGTCCTCGCGATGTACGGCGGCATCGACTACACCAAGCAGTACGTCAACAACGCCACCCGACGCGACTACCAGGTCGGCTCCACCTTCAAGCCGTTCGTCTTCGCCTCGGCCGTCCAGAACGGCTCGGTGACCCAGGACGGCCGCACCATCACCCCGAACACCGTCTACGACGGTACCGACCAGCGGCCCGTGCAGGGCTGGTCCGGCGGCTCGTACGCGCCGGAGAACGAGGACGGCGCCTCGTACGGGGACATCAGCGTCCGCACCGCCACCGACAGGTCGGTCAACTCGGTGTACGCGCAGATGGCCGTCGACGCCGGCCCCGCCCATGTGGAGAAGACCGCCGTGGCCCTCGGCCTCCCGGCCGACACCCCCGACCTGACCGCCTCCCCCTCCATCGCGCTCGGCCCGGCCACCGCCAGCGTCCTCGACATGACGGAGGCGTACGCCACGCTCGCCAACCACGGCAGCCACGGGACGTACACGCTCGTCGCGAAGGTCACCAAGGACGGCGCTGAGGATGTGCGGCTGCCGGTCCAGGAAACCCGGCAGGTGGTGAGCCGCGAGGCCGCCGACACGACGACCTCCATGCTCCAGAGCGTCGTCGACGGCGGAACCGGACAGGCCGCGCAGGACGCCGGCCGGCCCGCCGCGGGCAAGACCGGCACGGCGGAGGAGGACACCGCCGCCTGGTTCGCGGGCTACACCCCCGAGCTCGCCACCGTCGTCTCCGTGATGGGCCAGGACCCCGAGACCGGCGCCCACAAGTCCCTGTACGGCGCCCTCGGACAGGGCCGCGTCAACGGCGGCGGCTACCCCGCCCAGATCTGGGCCCAGTTCACCCAGGACGCCCTCGACGGAACGGAGGCCTCGGACTTCGACCTCCAGCTCCAGCCGGGCGCCGAGGAACCCGACGACACCGAGTACGACCCCGGCGATCCGGCCGCCACCGGCGGCCAGGACACCGCCGGCACCACGGACGGCGGCCAGGACGGGACCGGGACCCAGGGCGGCGCCAACGGCAGCAGGCCGTCGTCGGGGAACGGCCGGACACCGGGCCGGACGACGGCCCGGCCCCACACCGGGCCCCACGGCCGGACCGACGGCGGCACCGGCGCCTCCGGCACGACCACGACCGGCGGCACCACGACCGGCGGCACCACCCGATCCCCCACGAACGGCGGCGGCGCCACCGGCGGGGCCACGGAGGGCTGGCCCACGGGCACGACGGCCGGCCTGGACCCGCTGAGCGGGCTCACGTCGAGAAGGCACTGA
- a CDS encoding ABC transporter permease — MGTARLYAAVAGSGFRRYATYRVATAAGVFTNTVFGLILAYLFIALWDVKPHLGGYDEAQALSYVWLSQALLMVVAMMGGGFEDELIERIRTGDIAIDLYRPADLQMWWLAQDVGRALFHLLGRGVVPLLFGALVFDLALPSDPLTWLAFLVAVALGVVVGFSIRYLVALSAFWLLDGAGVAQLTSIAGIFCSGMLLPLNVFPGALGEVVRTLPWSALIQAPVDVLLGTADPLGTYVTQGAWALGLLAAGRLVQSVATRRVVVQGG, encoded by the coding sequence GTGGGCACGGCGCGGTTGTACGCGGCTGTCGCGGGAAGCGGGTTCCGGCGTTACGCCACCTATCGGGTCGCCACCGCGGCGGGGGTCTTCACCAACACCGTCTTCGGGCTGATCCTGGCGTACCTGTTCATCGCGTTGTGGGACGTCAAGCCGCATCTCGGTGGCTACGACGAGGCGCAGGCGCTCAGTTATGTGTGGCTCAGCCAGGCGCTGCTGATGGTGGTCGCGATGATGGGCGGCGGTTTCGAGGACGAACTGATCGAGCGCATCCGTACGGGTGACATCGCGATCGACCTGTACCGGCCGGCCGACCTCCAGATGTGGTGGCTCGCCCAGGACGTGGGCCGGGCGCTGTTCCACCTGCTGGGCCGCGGAGTGGTCCCGCTCCTCTTCGGGGCGCTCGTGTTCGACCTGGCGCTGCCCTCGGATCCGCTGACCTGGCTCGCCTTCCTGGTCGCGGTCGCTCTCGGGGTGGTCGTCGGGTTCTCGATCCGCTACCTGGTGGCGCTGTCGGCGTTCTGGCTGCTCGACGGCGCGGGGGTGGCGCAGCTGACCTCCATCGCGGGGATCTTCTGCTCGGGGATGCTGCTGCCGCTGAACGTCTTCCCGGGCGCCCTCGGCGAGGTCGTACGGACGCTGCCCTGGTCGGCGCTGATCCAGGCGCCCGTGGACGTCCTGCTCGGTACGGCCGATCCGCTGGGCACGTACGTGACGCAGGGCGCCTGGGCCCTCGGGCTGCTCGCGGCCGGGCGGCTGGTCCAGTCGGTGGCGACGCGCAGGGTGGTGGTCCAGGGTGGCTGA
- a CDS encoding ABC transporter permease, with product MADSAERGTRAVAAPVREAARAADALPFERQGAYERLRDGLRAYRLISAMWIRSTMAYRASFAMTAFGNFAATALDFVAILLMFSRVDRLGGYSLPEVALLYGLSGTAFGLADLGLGSMDRLGRRVRDGTFDTLLVRPVPVIAQVAADRFALRRLGRITQGLLVLGYALVVLDIHWTPLKVLVIPMALLSGAAIFSAVFVAGAAFQFVAQDASEVQNSFTYGGNTLLQYPPTVFSKDLLRGVTFVLPLAFVNWLPALYVLGRPYPLDLPTWVAFTPPLVAACCCVPAGFAWRAGLRAYRSTGS from the coding sequence GTGGCTGATTCGGCGGAGCGGGGGACGCGGGCCGTGGCCGCGCCGGTGCGCGAGGCGGCCCGCGCGGCGGACGCGCTTCCCTTCGAGCGGCAGGGGGCGTACGAGCGGCTGCGGGACGGGCTGCGCGCCTACCGGCTGATCAGCGCGATGTGGATCCGTTCCACGATGGCCTACCGGGCGTCCTTCGCGATGACCGCGTTCGGGAACTTCGCGGCGACCGCCCTCGACTTCGTGGCGATCCTGCTGATGTTCTCGCGGGTCGACCGGCTCGGCGGCTACAGCCTGCCCGAGGTCGCGCTGCTCTACGGGCTGTCCGGCACCGCCTTCGGGCTGGCGGACCTCGGGCTCGGCTCGATGGACCGGCTCGGGCGCCGGGTGCGCGACGGCACGTTCGACACGCTCCTGGTGCGTCCCGTGCCCGTGATCGCGCAGGTCGCGGCGGACCGCTTCGCGCTGCGCCGCCTCGGCCGTATCACCCAGGGGCTGCTCGTCCTCGGATACGCCCTCGTGGTCCTCGACATCCACTGGACGCCGCTCAAGGTGCTGGTGATCCCGATGGCGCTGCTGAGCGGGGCAGCGATCTTCTCGGCGGTGTTCGTCGCGGGCGCGGCCTTCCAGTTCGTCGCGCAGGACGCCTCGGAGGTGCAGAACTCCTTCACGTACGGCGGCAATACGCTGCTGCAGTACCCGCCGACGGTCTTCTCCAAGGACCTGCTGCGCGGGGTGACCTTCGTCCTCCCGCTCGCCTTCGTCAACTGGCTGCCCGCGCTGTACGTGCTGGGGCGGCCCTATCCGCTCGACCTGCCGACGTGGGTCGCGTTCACACCACCGCTCGTGGCGGCGTGCTGCTGTGTGCCGGCCGGGTTCGCCTGGCGCGCGGGGCTGCGCGCGTACCGGAGTACGGGAAGT